From a region of the Castanea sativa cultivar Marrone di Chiusa Pesio chromosome 10, ASM4071231v1 genome:
- the LOC142612435 gene encoding uncharacterized protein LOC142612435, with protein sequence MELSEFDVRYQPRSAIKAQTLADFIAEFTPSQDELDEGDEVQRTTVRTPTKEAPFKLAYGREAFIPAEVHIANHRVMKYQDKENEEQLHLDLDFIDKVRMNAEQRTARYKNLMTRQYDAMVKPRRFNIGDLILKKISMATRNLAHGKLGPNWEGPYRVINYKRQRSYYLEALNGRKLEHPWNIEHLRRCYQ encoded by the exons ATGGAACTTAGTGAATTTGATGTTAGATACCAACCAAGAAGCGCGATAAAAGCACAGACattggcagatttcattgcagaattcactcCCAGCCAAGACGAGCTGGATGAAGGAGACGAAGTTCAAAG GACGACTGTGAGAACCCCAACAAAAGAAGCCCCtttcaagctagcctatggaagaGAAGCATTCATACCTGCAGAAGTGCATATAGCCAACcaccgagtgatgaagtatcaagacaaggaaaatgaagaacaacttcaTCTTGACCTAGATTTTATTGACAAGGTAAGGATgaatgcggagcaaaggacagcaagatacaaaaatcttatgaCCAGGCAatatgatgccatggtaaaacccaggcgTTTCAACATTGGGGACCTCATCCTTAAAAAGATATCCATGGCAACTAGAAACCTGGCTCACGGAAAACTAgggcctaattgggaaggaccttataggGTTATCAACTACAAGAGGCAGCGGTCATACTATTTGGAAGCCCTAAATGGACGAAAGCTAGAACACCCTTGGAACATTGAGCATCTGAGAAGATGCTATCAATGA
- the LOC142612434 gene encoding uncharacterized protein LOC142612434: MVSQRGIEVDPDKSKAIVEMKPPRTEKEIQEFLERIQYISKFIAQLTMTCELIFKLLKKEVPTVRNEQCQEAFKKIKSYLMKPPILVLPAPEKPLLLYLTSTKTAMEALLAQYLEETRKENAIYYISKKMLPYEEKYSPLEKICVALVWATCKLRHYMLAYKVFLITRMDPLKYLMEKPVQDRKTAKCVLLLSEFDIKYVTQKSVKGRAIANHLAYWSPKEAEEVQGDFLDEDIMGIEVESLKMYFDGVINQNGSGIGVLLISPKGTHIPFSGRLNFPATNNVTEYEACIMGLQASLGRGVKELELYGGLALIISQIKEERIQNQIADALATTASMMDGSKEDKARSIMLEQKEELAYCMTIEEAGGKNREGEWYSDILQYLKKETYPPSADKNDQLTIRRYFTIPVSSFEFIVVCIESFPVVSEKLFSHSNPLSFFVNNLVYQPIRVLCSHFVKVNLDKRLIHLELHPITLSLALSFDYSPAKKTTRPIITSGRLGNHIQLLHQP, encoded by the exons atggtaagccaaagaggaatagaagtTGATCCCGACAAAAGCAAGGCAATTGTAGAgatgaagcctccaagaactgaAAAGGAGATTCAAGAATTTCTAGAGAGGATACAGTACATTAGCAAGTTCATAGCCCAGCTCACCATGACATGTGAACTCATCTTCAAACTGCTTAAGAAGGAAGTCCCTACAGTAAGGAATGAACAATGTCAAGAAGCTTTTAAGAAGATCAAGAGTTATCTGATGAAACCACCAATACTTGTCCTACCGGCACCTGAAAagccattgttgttgtatctcacCTCTACGAAGACAGCAATGGAGGCTCTACTTGCTCAATACCTAGAGGAGACTAGAAAGGAGAATGCAATCTATTACATCAGCAAGAAGATGCTACCCTATGAAGAAAAGTATTCACCTTTAGAGAAGATATGTGTAGCACTTGTTTGGGCAACCTGCAAACTCAGACATTATATGCTTGCTTACAAGGTTTTCTTAATTACAAGAATGGATCCTTTGAAGTACTTAATGGAAAAACCCGTGCAAGATAGGAAGACTGCTAAATGTGTTTTGCTTTTGTCAGAATTTGACATTAAGTATGTGACTCAAAAATCTGTAAAAGGGAGGGCAATCGCCAATCATTTAGCCTATTGGTCAccaaaagaagctgaagaggtCCAAGGGGACTTTCTGGATGAAGATATCATGGGGATTGAGGTAGAATCattaaagatgtattttgatggaGTAATAAATCAAAACGGAAGTGGAATTGGTGTTCTCTTAATTTCACCAAAAGGGACACACATTCCATTTTCCGGCAGACTTAACTTTCCTGCCACCAACAATGTCACGGAATATGAAGCTTGCATTATGGGTCTACAAGCATCCTTAGGCCGAGGAGTGAAGGAGTTGGAGCTATATGGAGGCTTAGCTTTAATAATATCtcagatcaaagaagaaag GATACAGAACCAAATTGCAGATGCTTTGGCAACCACGGCATCCATGATGGATGGGTCAAAAGAAGACAAAGCTAGATCGATAATGTTAGaacagaaagaagaactagCCTACTGCATGACAATAGAAGAAGCTGGGGGAAAGAATAGGGAAGGTGAATGGTATTCAGATATCCTACAGTACCTCAAGAAAGAGACATACCCGCCATCTGCAGACAAGAATGACCAATTGACCATCCGAAG GTACTTCACCATCCCTGTCTCTTCTTTTGAATTCATAGTTGTCTGCATCGAGTCTTTCCCGGTTGTCTCTGAGAAATTGTTCTCTCATAGCAACCCTCTTAGCTTCTTTGTCAACAATCTTGTCTATCAACCAATTAGAGTATTATGTAGTCATTTTGTGAAAGTGAACCTTGACAAAAGATTGATCCACCTG GAACTTCACCCAATCACTCTTAGTTTGGCACTCAGTTTTGATTATAGCCCTGCTAAGAAAACTACAAGGCCCATAATTACCAGTGGTAGGCTTGGCAATCATATCCAATTGCTCCATCAGCCATAA